The proteins below are encoded in one region of Desulfomicrobium apsheronum:
- a CDS encoding efflux RND transporter permease subunit, producing MKHIASLVTRFPILCLVLSLCLAAPFLIQLPRIQTVDNVDYFTVEGDPDVAFYQSIKDTFGEDEFFVIAFSSPELFTSPVLRMIAALTQELETIPEVREVQSLANVDYIHGEEEYFEVRPFLERIPEDAPGMAALREQALGNPLYVGNLVSADGETTALVVFPTAHEAGDGSFRKRLIKQTETVLAKHEELAGRFHLAGWTMTNFSLSQYMKSDVAVFIPVTYLFITLTIWLFFRNVRLTLLALANISVCTGTTMGCFPLLGITLNNVTTIVPPLVMALALADSVHIFAHLDKKLLGQVRSPAKAMEHILHRVITPCFLTSLTTAVGFASLAVSDIPPIKEFGYVASLGMIFEFLFSFMLLPPLMLMCRPDTIYTHQRKDIGMGAFLGRLSTVVQTHARPITIFITILILGALWAASTIRVETNLLEYFKPSSPLRQELSYIEPRLSGVGTVDISVKAGERDALRDPAKLAVIDRLQTFALTLPGVDRTMSFVDFLKDMNMSFHNEDPDFYVIPESRELVSQYLLLYDSDDMDEFITSEYDQARILIRISEHSSAGQAELIHALRAFIDQHEHDGLQIRVTGRAVQDVNTIDALVRGQVESLALAATVITFIMFLALRSFVAGALSLIPNAFPIIINFGIMGLLGIPLNTSTALISVVALGIAVDDTIHFLTEYNRKRAESLPMREALQRAILEKGTAICASSLILVIGFGVLLFSSFVPTMSFGGLSAVIMITAVVGDLIVLPAAMLSFDGKSE from the coding sequence ATGAAGCACATAGCCAGCCTGGTCACCCGATTCCCCATACTCTGCCTCGTGTTGTCCCTGTGCCTGGCCGCCCCGTTCCTGATCCAGCTCCCACGCATCCAGACCGTAGACAATGTGGATTATTTCACCGTTGAGGGCGATCCGGACGTCGCCTTTTACCAAAGCATCAAGGACACCTTCGGAGAAGACGAATTCTTCGTGATCGCCTTTTCAAGTCCCGAGCTGTTCACGTCCCCCGTCTTACGCATGATCGCGGCCCTCACGCAGGAACTCGAAACCATCCCCGAAGTCCGGGAGGTGCAAAGCCTGGCCAATGTGGACTACATCCACGGCGAAGAGGAATATTTCGAAGTTCGCCCATTTCTGGAGCGCATCCCCGAAGACGCTCCGGGAATGGCCGCCCTGCGGGAACAGGCGCTGGGCAACCCGCTCTATGTCGGCAACCTCGTTTCTGCCGACGGGGAAACCACGGCTTTGGTGGTCTTTCCCACGGCGCACGAGGCCGGGGACGGAAGCTTTCGCAAGAGGCTCATCAAACAGACCGAAACAGTGCTCGCCAAACATGAAGAGCTTGCCGGCCGGTTTCATCTGGCCGGCTGGACCATGACCAACTTCAGCCTCAGCCAGTACATGAAGTCGGATGTGGCCGTGTTCATCCCGGTGACCTACCTATTCATCACCCTGACCATCTGGCTCTTTTTCCGCAACGTGCGCCTGACCCTGCTGGCCCTGGCCAACATCTCCGTATGCACGGGGACGACCATGGGATGCTTCCCCCTGCTCGGCATTACGCTGAACAACGTGACCACCATCGTCCCGCCGCTCGTCATGGCTCTTGCATTGGCAGATTCGGTGCACATCTTCGCCCATTTGGACAAAAAGCTGCTGGGTCAGGTCCGATCTCCCGCCAAAGCCATGGAACACATTCTGCACCGGGTCATAACCCCCTGCTTTCTGACCAGCCTGACCACGGCCGTGGGTTTCGCCTCCCTGGCCGTAAGCGACATCCCTCCGATCAAGGAATTCGGTTACGTGGCTTCGCTGGGCATGATTTTCGAATTCCTGTTTTCCTTCATGCTGTTGCCCCCGCTCATGCTCATGTGCAGGCCGGACACCATATACACCCACCAGCGCAAGGACATCGGCATGGGCGCCTTTCTGGGCCGCCTCTCCACGGTGGTGCAGACCCACGCCCGTCCCATAACCATCTTCATCACGATCCTGATCCTGGGCGCTTTGTGGGCAGCCTCGACGATCCGGGTCGAGACCAATCTGCTGGAGTACTTCAAGCCTTCAAGTCCCCTGCGCCAGGAGCTTTCCTACATCGAACCCCGGCTGAGCGGGGTCGGCACGGTGGACATTTCCGTCAAGGCCGGCGAGCGGGACGCCTTGCGCGACCCGGCCAAGCTGGCCGTGATCGACAGGCTGCAAACCTTCGCCCTGACGCTGCCGGGTGTCGACCGCACCATGTCCTTCGTGGACTTCCTGAAGGACATGAACATGTCCTTTCACAACGAGGATCCGGATTTCTACGTCATCCCTGAAAGCCGGGAACTGGTGTCCCAGTACCTGCTGCTCTACGACTCCGACGACATGGATGAATTCATCACCTCGGAATACGATCAGGCCCGCATCCTGATCCGCATCTCCGAGCACAGCTCCGCGGGCCAGGCCGAACTCATACACGCCCTGCGCGCCTTCATCGACCAACACGAACACGACGGCTTGCAAATCCGGGTCACCGGCCGGGCCGTACAGGACGTGAACACCATCGACGCCCTGGTCCGGGGACAGGTGGAAAGTCTGGCCCTGGCCGCCACCGTGATCACGTTCATCATGTTCCTGGCCCTGCGCTCGTTTGTCGCAGGGGCCCTAAGCCTGATCCCGAACGCGTTTCCGATCATCATCAACTTCGGGATCATGGGTCTGCTCGGCATCCCCCTGAACACCTCCACGGCCCTGATCTCCGTGGTCGCCCTAGGCATCGCCGTGGACGACACCATCCATTTCCTGACCGAGTACAACCGAAAGCGCGCCGAGAGCCTGCCCATGCGGGAGGCTCTGCAACGAGCCATCCTGGAAAAAGGTACGGCCATCTGCGCTTCATCGCTGATCCTGGTCATCGGCTTCGGCGTGCTTCTCTTCAGCAGCTTCGTGCCCACCATGAGCTTCGGGGGTCTGAGCGCCGTGATCATGATCACGGCCGTGGTAGGCGACCTGATCGTTCTGCCGGCGGCCATGCTTTCCTTTGACGGCAAGAGCGAATGA
- a CDS encoding THxN family PEP-CTERM protein yields MRKNLLVTCLLAVAFFFTATLASAALVTQWAYTNDAIFVDWLNDEANQDEMGVSADLRTLYWGVPSTVPGSNPGQFQSSLELIAPVSGIDLMTGIPLETYGPSVDVVSIVHHNYILSSDYPTLAYGKVAASIQFTPFIPAGPVQPVDTAFLEFLFFETPNNDVTPMDIFILTDPGLTQGSFIYEEYKYTFEFNSEGFGLLEGAYHDYVAAIYGEGEYFGWLATEDGQNSAQFNLRIMASPVPEPATMLLLGAGLLGLGIAVRRNKKN; encoded by the coding sequence ATGAGGAAGAATCTACTTGTAACATGTCTTTTAGCTGTGGCGTTTTTTTTCACGGCGACATTGGCCTCTGCTGCCTTGGTGACTCAGTGGGCGTATACCAATGACGCTATTTTTGTTGATTGGCTTAACGATGAGGCCAACCAGGACGAAATGGGTGTGAGTGCTGATTTGAGGACCCTGTACTGGGGCGTGCCATCCACCGTCCCCGGGAGTAATCCAGGTCAATTTCAGAGCTCACTTGAGCTTATCGCTCCTGTATCCGGTATCGACCTGATGACCGGAATTCCTTTGGAGACTTATGGACCGTCTGTAGATGTTGTTTCAATTGTACATCATAACTACATTCTTAGTTCAGACTACCCAACTCTTGCATATGGAAAGGTCGCGGCCAGCATTCAGTTTACGCCTTTCATACCTGCCGGACCCGTACAGCCTGTGGACACAGCATTTTTGGAGTTTCTGTTCTTTGAAACTCCGAACAATGATGTAACGCCAATGGATATTTTTATCCTCACCGACCCAGGCCTGACACAAGGCTCTTTTATCTATGAAGAATATAAGTATACTTTCGAGTTCAACAGTGAGGGTTTTGGCCTGCTGGAAGGCGCTTACCATGATTACGTAGCAGCCATATATGGAGAAGGAGAATATTTTGGATGGCTCGCAACTGAAGACGGCCAAAATTCGGCTCAGTTCAACCTGCGTATAATGGCCTCGCCTGTTCCGGAACCTGCCACCATGCTTCTTCTGGGCGCTGGCCTGCTTGGCCTTGGCATCGCGGTACGCCGCAACAAGAAGAACTGA
- a CDS encoding VOC family protein, whose translation MALNPVRWFEIYVQDMNRAKKFYEAVFEVKLERLNTGEPEYYSFPMHMNEEGSSGALVKMDDGKSGGNSIIIYFACEDCSVEESRVEKNGGKVKESKMSIGEYGHISLVYDTEGNLIGLHSMQ comes from the coding sequence ATGGCGCTTAATCCTGTACGATGGTTCGAGATATATGTTCAAGACATGAATCGAGCCAAAAAATTTTATGAGGCTGTCTTTGAAGTCAAGCTTGAAAGACTCAATACTGGAGAACCTGAATATTACAGCTTTCCGATGCATATGAATGAGGAAGGTTCGTCTGGCGCATTGGTCAAAATGGACGATGGCAAGTCCGGAGGAAACAGTATAATTATATATTTTGCTTGTGAAGATTGCTCAGTGGAAGAAAGTCGTGTTGAAAAAAATGGAGGAAAGGTTAAAGAATCAAAAATGTCCATCGGAGAATATGGGCATATTTCCTTGGTATACGATACGGAAGGAAATTTAATTGGCTTGCATTCAATGCAATAG
- a CDS encoding IS4 family transposase has product MQTANNAIDLQLIKTECESRIDSFFQSVQNCNHSAKFKYQESKRISALTILLNIFVLPFIHTTGRFLKGFKLLTLAWSDGSALLPLDFALRSSANKKQRYQEVSKDLDKRSCGARRRQETVTKSTELVEPMIVRALKVGIKAKFLLMNSWFAMPTLISDVCKHIPVICMVKRTSKIHYIFEGQKMDVTQIYSQIRKRRGRAKILANAHVGFKDGLEAKLVFVRNKHKRDWLALLTTNVTLADEDVVRIYGKRWDIEVFFRTAKQHLELEKGCQSRDFDALIAHTTIVMTRYIFLSIEKRRTEDPRTLGLLFRRCCEEAEDCTLVKALSHILGITLENLKKLGEAQNQAERILLDAFRDGMRSLGRNFDYIFNAQRLLAANG; this is encoded by the coding sequence ATGCAAACTGCAAATAATGCCATAGATCTGCAACTCATTAAAACCGAGTGTGAGAGCAGAATCGATTCGTTTTTTCAGTCAGTTCAGAATTGCAACCATAGCGCGAAATTCAAGTATCAAGAAAGCAAGAGGATATCCGCTTTGACTATTCTTCTGAATATCTTTGTTCTTCCGTTCATCCATACGACCGGGCGATTCCTCAAAGGCTTCAAGTTGCTCACGCTGGCCTGGTCCGATGGATCAGCCCTTTTACCTCTGGACTTTGCGCTGCGCTCTTCCGCGAACAAAAAGCAACGATACCAGGAAGTTTCCAAAGACCTTGATAAAAGATCATGCGGTGCGCGGCGGCGTCAGGAGACTGTGACCAAATCGACAGAACTGGTTGAACCCATGATTGTGCGTGCACTGAAGGTCGGCATCAAGGCCAAGTTCCTGCTCATGAACAGTTGGTTCGCCATGCCCACCCTGATCTCCGATGTGTGCAAGCACATCCCCGTCATCTGCATGGTCAAGCGCACTTCCAAGATCCACTACATCTTCGAAGGACAGAAGATGGACGTGACGCAGATTTACAGCCAGATCCGCAAACGCCGAGGCAGGGCCAAGATCCTTGCCAACGCCCATGTTGGGTTCAAGGATGGCCTCGAGGCCAAACTCGTCTTCGTACGCAACAAGCACAAGAGAGACTGGCTTGCCTTGCTTACCACGAACGTCACCCTTGCCGATGAAGACGTAGTCCGCATTTACGGCAAGCGATGGGACATCGAGGTATTCTTCCGCACGGCAAAGCAGCACCTGGAACTGGAGAAAGGCTGCCAAAGCCGGGATTTCGATGCCCTCATCGCCCACACTACCATCGTAATGACCAGATACATCTTCCTGAGCATCGAGAAACGCAGGACGGAAGATCCAAGAACCCTTGGCCTGCTGTTCCGCCGTTGTTGCGAAGAGGCCGAGGACTGCACTTTAGTCAAAGCTCTGTCCCATATTCTAGGCATCACCCTGGAAAACCTGAAGAAACTTGGCGAAGCTCAGAATCAGGCTGAACGCATACTGCTTGATGCTTTCCGAGACGGAATGCGTAGTTTGGGGCGCAATTTCGATTATATTTTCAATGCACAAAGGTTGTTAGCTGCTAATGGCTAA
- a CDS encoding CAAX prenyl protease-related protein: MNDKAWPRIVPFALFMVIIGLEEGLRFMDGKAWISIQESTFALLYPLRPLVAVIALFLCRRAYTELCWADLKRRGQTLGSIALGLAVFVLWINMDWTFGALSEPPGFNPGVFSNPNLRLAMTGIRIGSAVLIVPIMEEIFWRSFILRYVINPEFAKVPLGTFTWISFLASAVLFGLAHHFILAGIMAGMAYSWLLYRTRSLAQCVLAHAVTNLALAAFVLNTEKWWFW; the protein is encoded by the coding sequence ATGAACGACAAAGCTTGGCCGCGCATAGTGCCTTTTGCCCTTTTCATGGTCATCATCGGCCTTGAGGAAGGATTGCGTTTCATGGACGGCAAAGCCTGGATCAGCATCCAGGAATCGACCTTCGCCCTGCTTTACCCGCTCAGGCCTCTGGTCGCCGTCATCGCGCTCTTCCTGTGTCGACGGGCCTACACGGAACTGTGCTGGGCCGATCTGAAGAGACGCGGCCAGACTTTGGGGAGCATCGCGCTGGGCCTTGCGGTCTTTGTGTTATGGATCAACATGGACTGGACCTTCGGAGCGCTGAGCGAACCTCCGGGCTTCAATCCCGGCGTCTTTTCGAACCCGAACCTGCGCCTGGCCATGACCGGCATCCGCATCGGCAGCGCCGTGCTCATCGTCCCGATCATGGAGGAAATCTTCTGGCGATCCTTCATCTTGCGCTACGTCATCAACCCCGAATTCGCCAAGGTTCCGCTCGGCACGTTCACCTGGATTTCGTTTCTGGCCAGCGCAGTGCTCTTCGGCTTGGCCCACCATTTCATCCTCGCCGGAATCATGGCCGGCATGGCCTATTCCTGGCTGCTCTACAGAACCAGGAGCCTGGCGCAATGCGTCCTGGCCCACGCAGTGACCAACCTGGCACTGGCCGCTTTTGTACTGAACACGGAAAAATGGTGGTTTTGGTAA
- a CDS encoding ThiF family adenylyltransferase, translating to MKRDEHLATLQALGISSEEAYREEAFSRNIGLFSPGEQERLAEARVAIPGMGGVGGVHLINLVRTGIGRFNLADFDQYEPVNVNRQYGARVPSFGRPKLEVMIDEAHGINPFLDITPYPSGLTADNMEAFLTGVDVVLDGLDFFQFEIRRSLFNMARSMGVPVITAGPLGYSSALLVFTPHGMGFDDYFDVGGELPEEQKYLRFAMGLAPRPTHIGYMDLSRVDLKGGKGPSLNIACQLCSSLAATEAVRIILGKPGLKPAPCFLQFDPFRQVLRKGRLSRGNRTFSQRAKLWYVQNVLIKATDTGRVRIPDQPVVSVSHFDSLPQDVGTYLLQAAIQAPSGDNAQPWRFRLTGNDIHVFLNPETDMSFFNVRQIASIIACGAALENIRIAAASMGLYASTQILPDAAQENLMGTARIQPGDQAPEPLARHIWTRCTNRRPYDKRPLPDWVQADLKARIADIPEAGLHLLTGRAQLRKLAKVIYLADRIRTEHQGLHEHFTSMIRFNDQEARQRRDGLPLKNLEAGLPGEAFLRLTKPWPAMRVANALGLGRLVALHSAQGILASGAAGMVVVDGLEPGDFLRGGQALQRIWLALEHHGLQMQPMTALTLFRLRWIWEGPTSFSERHQKSLERVWQDLKDLFGNVDFENQGPVMLFRTGYGPGIRHRTLRREAEDFVIE from the coding sequence ATGAAACGAGATGAACACCTGGCAACCTTGCAGGCCCTCGGAATTTCCAGCGAGGAAGCCTATCGCGAGGAAGCCTTTTCCCGCAACATCGGGCTGTTTTCACCGGGCGAGCAGGAGCGACTGGCCGAGGCCAGGGTCGCCATTCCGGGCATGGGCGGCGTGGGCGGAGTGCATTTGATCAATCTGGTGCGCACCGGAATCGGCCGTTTCAACCTGGCCGACTTCGACCAGTACGAACCGGTCAACGTGAACCGCCAGTACGGGGCCAGGGTGCCATCCTTCGGCCGCCCCAAACTTGAGGTCATGATCGACGAGGCGCACGGCATCAATCCGTTCCTGGACATCACGCCCTATCCCTCGGGACTGACCGCAGACAACATGGAAGCCTTTCTAACAGGCGTGGACGTGGTCCTGGACGGACTGGACTTCTTTCAGTTCGAAATCCGCCGCAGCCTGTTCAACATGGCCCGCTCCATGGGCGTGCCCGTGATCACGGCCGGGCCGCTGGGATACAGCTCGGCCCTCCTGGTCTTCACCCCGCACGGCATGGGCTTTGACGACTATTTCGATGTGGGCGGGGAACTGCCGGAGGAACAGAAATATCTGCGTTTCGCCATGGGGCTGGCCCCAAGGCCCACACATATCGGATACATGGACCTGTCCAGGGTGGATCTCAAGGGTGGCAAAGGCCCGTCCCTGAACATCGCCTGCCAGTTGTGCTCGTCCCTTGCCGCCACCGAGGCCGTGCGCATCATTCTTGGCAAGCCGGGACTCAAGCCCGCGCCCTGCTTCCTGCAGTTCGACCCCTTCCGGCAGGTGCTCCGTAAAGGGCGCCTGAGCCGGGGCAACCGCACCTTCAGCCAGCGCGCCAAACTCTGGTACGTGCAAAACGTACTGATCAAGGCCACTGACACGGGCCGGGTGCGCATTCCGGACCAACCCGTGGTCAGCGTCTCACATTTTGACTCCCTGCCCCAGGATGTCGGCACCTATCTGCTGCAGGCCGCAATTCAAGCTCCCTCCGGGGACAATGCCCAGCCCTGGAGATTTCGCCTGACGGGCAATGACATCCACGTTTTCCTCAATCCGGAAACCGACATGTCGTTTTTCAACGTCCGCCAGATCGCCTCCATCATCGCCTGCGGAGCGGCACTGGAGAATATCCGCATCGCCGCCGCAAGCATGGGCCTCTATGCAAGCACGCAGATCCTGCCTGATGCCGCGCAGGAAAACCTGATGGGCACAGCGCGCATACAGCCGGGCGATCAGGCACCGGAACCGCTGGCCCGGCACATCTGGACGCGCTGCACCAACCGACGTCCCTACGACAAGCGCCCCCTGCCGGACTGGGTGCAGGCAGATCTCAAGGCCCGCATCGCGGACATTCCCGAAGCCGGATTGCATCTGCTCACCGGTCGCGCTCAGCTCAGGAAACTCGCCAAGGTGATCTACCTGGCCGACAGAATCCGCACCGAGCACCAGGGCCTGCACGAGCATTTCACCTCCATGATCCGTTTCAACGACCAGGAAGCACGGCAACGCCGCGATGGCCTGCCCCTCAAGAACCTGGAGGCCGGATTGCCCGGAGAGGCATTCCTGCGCCTGACCAAACCGTGGCCCGCAATGCGCGTCGCCAACGCCCTGGGACTGGGTCGGTTGGTGGCCCTGCACTCGGCCCAGGGCATCCTGGCCAGCGGGGCTGCCGGAATGGTCGTGGTCGATGGATTGGAACCAGGAGACTTTCTGCGCGGCGGTCAGGCCCTGCAACGCATCTGGCTGGCATTGGAGCACCATGGCCTACAGATGCAGCCCATGACCGCACTCACCCTCTTCCGGCTGCGCTGGATCTGGGAAGGGCCGACAAGTTTTTCCGAAAGGCACCAAAAATCACTGGAGCGGGTCTGGCAGGATTTGAAGGATCTGTTCGGAAACGTGGACTTTGAAAATCAGGGTCCGGTCATGCTCTTTCGCACAGGCTACGGCCCGGGAATCCGGCACCGCACCCTTCGGCGGGAGGCGGAAGACTTTGTGATCGAATGA
- a CDS encoding N-acyl amino acid synthase FeeM domain-containing protein: MTDLSENTRQDRRRSVRLRRSAMLRAKLDEIDRPNIKIAETRDEWSQSFALVYREYLASGYIKQPHPSGMHLSVYNLLPTTCAFIFRTYVTVISTLTQIFDSELFGLPMDALYRPELDALRSQGRKITELSALATPRETRWCNLMVFLSKTMFEYSMMNNIDDICIMVNPKHVNFYKTMFLFEDFGEERFYPGVGAPAVALRINMEHIEDKASEKYKDFDVDDNIHEFFYKMKSTLVELNNGWTFYDKRPPMSEEDARFFFNTRQEIIANLSVPQMEHLTRLYPFLKSIPASSMRTDHP, from the coding sequence ATGACCGATCTCTCCGAAAACACGCGTCAGGATCGCCGAAGATCCGTCAGACTCCGTCGCTCCGCCATGCTGAGAGCCAAACTCGATGAAATTGACCGACCGAACATCAAGATCGCGGAAACCCGCGACGAGTGGTCTCAGTCCTTCGCCCTCGTCTACAGAGAGTACCTCGCCTCGGGATACATCAAGCAGCCACATCCCTCGGGCATGCACCTTAGCGTCTACAATCTCCTGCCGACGACGTGCGCCTTCATTTTCAGAACCTATGTCACTGTAATATCCACATTGACCCAGATCTTCGACAGCGAGCTCTTCGGCCTGCCCATGGACGCCCTGTATCGGCCTGAACTTGATGCGCTGCGTTCCCAGGGCAGAAAGATCACCGAGCTCTCGGCCTTGGCAACGCCCAGGGAGACACGCTGGTGCAATCTCATGGTCTTCCTGTCAAAGACGATGTTTGAATACTCAATGATGAACAACATTGACGACATATGCATCATGGTCAACCCGAAGCATGTCAATTTTTACAAGACAATGTTCCTGTTTGAAGATTTCGGAGAAGAGCGTTTTTACCCGGGAGTTGGCGCTCCGGCAGTCGCCTTGCGCATCAACATGGAACATATTGAAGACAAGGCATCGGAAAAATACAAGGACTTTGACGTGGATGACAATATCCATGAGTTCTTCTACAAAATGAAAAGCACCTTGGTGGAATTGAACAACGGGTGGACGTTCTATGACAAAAGGCCTCCCATGAGCGAAGAGGACGCACGGTTCTTTTTCAACACCCGGCAGGAAATCATCGCAAATCTGTCCGTGCCCCAAATGGAGCATCTGACGCGGCTCTATCCATTCCTCAAAAGCATTCCCGCATCCAGCATGCGCACGGATCATCCATGA
- a CDS encoding PEP-CTERM sorting domain-containing protein — protein sequence MKSLVKGSLCTTVLMFLLASPSWASVWLPEPVFPNAIPYDEYYSYSTSILKQLYPGYSIYPSNQGSLKDELKIWWGDSESAEKAAGDNVNIRGGYSFPDPLAFPNDGSTTEFNTDLNISWVVSVDLLYNFLQSEFEGSNIPVFAFDINQIGNQPNMLGNGYVAITDEFGTIFPYAPDAFGLAEWAFDGLNNGEFDEEALVEVPNTKTVEFMGTEYSFDTTGTNNVDFLVYAPTMDLSQFIGQGLFFTATFQYQLLSDGFEDFFILGYRSDNPPPPPVPEPATVALLGFGMVALAFAGGKLRK from the coding sequence ATGAAATCGCTTGTCAAGGGCAGTCTTTGCACAACAGTGCTGATGTTTTTATTGGCTTCGCCGTCATGGGCAAGTGTTTGGTTGCCGGAACCTGTCTTTCCCAATGCGATCCCGTACGACGAATATTATTCCTACTCAACAAGCATATTGAAGCAACTTTATCCTGGCTATTCGATCTATCCATCAAATCAAGGTTCGCTTAAAGATGAACTCAAAATCTGGTGGGGTGACAGTGAGAGTGCTGAAAAGGCTGCTGGAGATAATGTAAACATCAGGGGTGGATATAGTTTTCCTGATCCTTTGGCATTTCCAAATGATGGTTCGACTACGGAATTTAACACTGATTTGAATATTAGTTGGGTCGTTTCCGTGGATTTGTTGTATAATTTTCTTCAAAGCGAATTCGAGGGATCAAATATACCTGTTTTCGCATTCGATATTAATCAGATAGGAAACCAGCCAAACATGCTTGGCAACGGATACGTTGCGATCACCGATGAATTTGGAACTATTTTTCCTTATGCGCCTGACGCATTCGGGCTTGCAGAATGGGCCTTCGACGGTCTCAACAATGGTGAGTTTGATGAAGAGGCTCTTGTTGAAGTTCCGAACACGAAGACTGTGGAATTCATGGGTACGGAATACTCGTTCGATACAACCGGAACAAACAATGTGGACTTTCTCGTATATGCCCCAACGATGGACCTGTCCCAGTTTATTGGTCAGGGCCTATTCTTCACGGCTACATTCCAGTATCAGCTTTTGAGCGATGGTTTTGAGGATTTCTTCATCCTGGGTTATAGAAGCGACAATCCTCCTCCGCCTCCAGTCCCTGAACCGGCCACCGTGGCCCTGCTCGGATTCGGCATGGTCGCCCTGGCGTTCGCGGGCGGCAAGCTGCGCAAATAG
- a CDS encoding VOC family protein codes for MNTMQKIAPCLWFDHQAQEAAEFYTSIFKNSKIMSVTRYGEAGHEIHGRAAGSVMTVEFELSGQHFTALNGGPMFRFNEAISFQIKCETQEEVDYFWEKLTANGDDTAQQCGWLKDQYGVSWQVVPIVMFEMLGDGTSEKSQRAMEAMLQMKKLEIDTLKRAYDGVF; via the coding sequence ATGAACACCATGCAAAAAATTGCGCCCTGCTTGTGGTTTGATCATCAAGCGCAAGAGGCTGCTGAATTTTACACATCCATTTTCAAAAATTCAAAAATCATGAGCGTGACCCGATACGGTGAAGCGGGACATGAGATCCACGGCAGAGCGGCGGGATCTGTCATGACCGTGGAGTTTGAACTCAGCGGCCAACATTTTACCGCGCTCAATGGTGGCCCGATGTTCCGATTCAACGAGGCCATTTCGTTTCAGATCAAGTGCGAGACGCAGGAGGAAGTGGATTATTTTTGGGAAAAGCTGACCGCGAACGGTGACGATACTGCGCAACAATGCGGCTGGCTCAAGGATCAGTACGGAGTTTCGTGGCAGGTTGTGCCCATTGTCATGTTTGAAATGCTGGGTGACGGCACTTCTGAAAAATCCCAAAGAGCCATGGAGGCTATGCTTCAGATGAAGAAGCTCGAGATTGACACGCTCAAGCGAGCTTATGATGGAGTTTTTTGA